From Carassius carassius chromosome 15, fCarCar2.1, whole genome shotgun sequence:
CACACTGCAAGGTTGACATCACTTTTGCACCAATGAAGCAAACAAGCTACAAAATATCTGGATATGGTGGAATATGTTCTAGAATTAGTCTGTAGCCCAAAGGGTGAGCAATTTAAGGttttgaaatgtacagtatacTTGACTATAGCATAAGCCATCTACATTTTCAATGTGTGAAGTATCATATGAATGTAATGTAACACAATAATAAACTATGCCTGTGGAATATGGCTCAAATCATCAAACTGCAGTTACATATGGTAACTCCCACCCCTGATGTTCATCAAACCATAAAAACTCTTTTTGGCGACTCTACCTGCTTCCTCAGACTCCGGCTCATCCACAGATGACTCTGACACACCCATCTCCAGGCATTTCTTGCCGTGGGCCTTGGACTTCATGTGTTTGGTAAGGTTCCCTTTTAGGAAAGGGTATTCTCCATTACACAGAATACAAAAATCACATCGTTTTTTGTGACAAGAACTTAAACACAGAGGAACTGTGATGTAGCTGGATGGGATGTGTTTGAAAAATGATATATGCCTACCTTTGGTTTTAAAGGCGAAGTTGCAGTGCTTACAGACATAGGGACGGACGTCTGTATGAGTGCGAATGTGCTTTTTTAGCATGCTGGGCTTCTTGCAGCGAATCCCGCATTCtccacacacatactttcctctCCCTCGACCCCGAACATATACATAGTCCTCATTTGACTTATAGCTGCTCAGgtgagagagggtgagagagatcgagagagagacagacagacagacagataggttaataaaaataacagattCATTAAGATGAATAATATAAAGATAGAGTCTTCACTTCGGCAGGATCCTGATATAAATTTTCCACAACACTGAATCCCTCATTAGAAGAGGTCTGGACTGCCACTATATATTTTCAGCACTTGTCAGACCACTGATGTTCTCAAGAAACCATGCTTTGGctcaaattatgtgttttttgctGGCAAGACAATTCCAACTGGGGACAGAGAGATAAAATTGGCCATATATACAAATTTATTAAGTCCATATCATGCGTCATATCATACTGAAGGTTTCTTACCAAATACAAGTTTACCCAATGAACAATGTATTGCACAAGAGATTTAGTTGTATTTAATGGCATtccttcatatttttatattcctATTATATTCTATAACAATCAGGAATGTATAAAACAATGCTTTTAAAAGTAAACTTGGCTAGAAACAAAAAAAGTAGGATGAGAGAGGAAAAAATGAGAAAGACATTAGTGCTAAATACGCTAGATAACTAGTCCATAGAGAAAGTAATTTGTGTTAAAGATTAACAatgatatatacattttgtaatactGTTACAGtgcttgggtggttgctaggctgaTTTTTGTTGTATTAGACAAATCTATTTAGCAGACACATTAACCTAATTAAAGATAATAAGATAACTTAAATCCTCATTTCatatccatatatttatttaataagcaGAAAACTGCAGAGTCAGTCAGCACAGTAAAATAAACCTTTTAGGCTGATATAAGACAATCAAAATGGTCCTAATTACCCTCTTGGGGTTAACAAACATACTTGATATATACTCTAGCAACAaacataaataattttacataataaaacttacaaattaaataaaaacattaaatatagaaaagtgaaaaataaaaaataagcacatgttttatgtatttaacaataataagtatataatttattattatatttttaataatatttataatatatttaaagttcgctgttcaaaagcttgatgtgAAAATCTTTGTTACAGGCTTATGGAGGCAATGCAGCGAGTACCACAGTCAGAGAGAATATATTACTGCACAATTGCATTATTGACTGCTAGAGTATGAATCCGGATCTGCTTTATGTCAGCTACAGTAGCAGCAGGATGGGATATGTTTTTATAGACAGCATATGCATTCTGAAAGCTGTCTGTAGGCTTTCATGAAAAGTGTAAAAATGGATGGGGTGGAGAGAAAACGACTTGCTAAACATCTGTTTCTaggtatatattaaaaaaaaatggaatctaGTACACTCCATTTTGTAGGACCCAGCTTGCATTCAGGACACTGCAAATGCAATCAGAGGGATGACATTAAAGTCTTTTAATATACAAACACACCTGTCGACTATTTTTAGAAAGGTGTCTTTGAAAGGGGCTGGTGCCTACAGAAAAACTGGCAACTTTGTCCTTCAGTAAGACAGTGTTCTGCTCATGAAGAAGAAAGCAAACAACAAATACAGTTATGAAGGGGGGCAAAGACAAAAGGGTGCTGATGGATGTGAGAAGTTTTGGAGACaaaatggagtgtgtgtgtgtgtttgtgtgtgtgtgtgtgtgtatgtgtgtgtgtttgtgtgtgagtgagtgagacagAGCGCAGAGACTGATGTGATTAGGGAGTGCGTGGGTGTGCAAGGCGGAAGAAGCGTATGAGCGAAATAAAGGCAGCGAGATAGACAAAGGAAGCAGGGATAAAAATGCAGGCTGTAGTGAGTTGTTGCCGCAGTTTAAGCACTCAGCCACATTGAGATCCCCGCATAAGCAGATGAATTCAAGAGACCCAGCTAATGAATCCAAAGCTTTTGATATTTACAGGTCAGCTTTCCTTTCTCTCCTTTTTattatccattcatccatcaatcTTCTGTCCGTTAATTTTCTGTATACTAAAAATGATATTAAAACAATCTACTACAAACTAGGGTTTCATGATTATGACAAATCATTGTTTCCCTTCATAAtttactcatgaatattaatgttgTGTAGTATTTTGATTATCTTATCTCAACAAATTTAACAACGGTTAGTTATTGTTCCTACGAAAAACTAACAAATGATTATCTCACTGTGAAGTTGTGCGGACATGAAATTcagtagttattttatttattcaaggTGATGTTTAATCTTGATGTTGTTACTTGTTAACTGTGCTACAGTATGCAGATTTAGTTGGCACCACACTAATGAGCAGCAGACTTCAAAAATAAATCTTCAGAGCTACTGTCTAAGTTATCAGCACTCCCTCTACGCTCCATCCAAATTCAAACCTTTGAGCAAGGTGTGAATTCTGCAGAACACTGAACAAGGCAGGATAAATGAAGTCCCTAATGGTTCGTAGTCTCACCTGTAGTACCATGTCTTTGTCACTCACACAGCAAATAAACTGAAAACCTCAAGCTGAGCGGTAAATGTGCTGTAATTGGCACTTACAAAAATTCACTTTCATAGCAGGAAGATAATTAATAAATTGCACTATTAGTACTCTTTGACTTTAACATGACTTCAAACTGCAAATGCTATATAATTATTACTTAATACTATAGATGAATGTTGTACCCTGTTGATAAAAATATGTtagttaggtatgttttgaagcatggcagctgggTTGAGCTGGATAAATCTTGTCCTtagttggtcatgagctggtttatgcttgtcctgagcaggagctagttgctcAACTAGCTTAGGACAAGCacatgaccatcttaaaccagctcatgaccagctaagtaccaactaaggaccagcttaaaccagctgccCTGCTTCAAAACAGGATATATAATCAGCATAccctttttttttgcaacaagGTATACAGGGAAGGTCAACTATTTTTAAATGATGCATTTTCAGTGACAAGCTACTTGTTCCAATAAATAGAAGTCTAGTATGACAAAACTTTGCATTGCTATTTTTACAATATTGTATTGTTAGTAGCTTGTAGTATAACTATTTAAGCTTTACTGTATCTAAACTATTTTATCTTATCTTGACCAGCTACAGATTCAAAAATAGCGAGTAAGAATTTACTCACCCGCCCTCAAAAATGCGAATACGTGCCGTCTCACTTTGAGTTGAAGTAGTGGGCATGTCATCAGCACTCTTCTTCTCTTTATCGCCCTGTTCACTTGTTGGTTCCTCTTTTACTTTGACGGGTGTGTTGGGTGGAGAAGCACATACCTACACTCCAGACAgacaggttaatttaccaacattgTAGTAAATCTATACACAACACCACCACTACCAGCAGgcagtttaaaaaaattttttttattaatctctgcaatgtgttaaaatgaaaaattacagtGATGTTTACCTCTGATGCACTAGTTGTCTTGCCGTCAGTAGGAACCAGCTTGTCAGTGGTTGATGGTGGAGCTGTAGCCAAAGTGTATGTCTCAGCACTATGTTTCTGTTTGGAGTGCAGCAGGGACAGTAATATTTTGGTGGACAAGCCAGGTATATTGGGGTTATGCATGCTAACACTCCACGAGGAATAGACAGAAGTTGAATCTCTGTGTGTAGAGGGGTTGGGCTTTGTGTAATTCAAGTAGCACCAGCTGACGGATGTAGTGGTATGCAAACTGGGGTATGAGGAGTTCACGGTTCTCTCTGGACTTGTTACCCTTGGAGCATACCGATCTCCTGCCTCTTTCCTTCCCTCTTCCTTCAAGGTCTCAGATTTGTGTTGGGTTAAGTCCTGTTTGATTAACCTTTCCGTTTCAGGTACTTCTCTTGGATCTTTGGCCCTCCCTGCTGTCTCCACTGTTAGCCTCTTGTTAATTTTTCCCTGACCTACCTCCTGAGATTTATTGTCACATTTGTTAACGTCATCTTCCTTGTTGCACTcttctttctcctcctcctctttcacCCGTTTTTGATGCCTTTGTGCCTCTAAGCTGAGTTCTAGACTACCTGCAGGTGACAGCATTCGCTTACTTCCTCCAGCACCAAGGTGTCCACAGCTATCATCAGATGAAGCAACTGCTCCATGCTCAACAGGGAGCGGCAAGGGAATATAGCTCTTGGGGCTAGGTGAGGGCAGCCTAAGGTGAGATCTCTGAAGCTTGTCTCCCTCCAGCTTACCCATGATTACCATAGCTGTGCAGCAGACTGGATGCTGCGTTGTGGCTAAAATTTGTGAGATGGTTGTATACATGGCACTAGCATAGGTAGGAATGTGAGTCTGTAAGCGCACAGGCACTACAAGAGACACCACTGGCATTACCTGTTGAAGGCAAGGGGCAATCACAGGACGGGGGTTGTGGCGGGTGACTAGCTGCTGTTCTGAATGACTGGGAGTATGCAAGGAGGAAGGTGATGACCTAGACTCACTGAAAAGAGGCCCTGAGGGAACCTGAATAGTCAGACCACCTGGCATGGGAAAGCAAACAGCCTGAGCAACATCACTGGATTGTAGCGGGAATAAAGTGGTGAGTGGTTGAAGGGGTAATCCCAGGCGCTCTACATATTCTATGGGTCTTGGATGTGGTGGAGGTGGCTCACTGTGAAGGAAGGCTTGCTGAAACATCTGGGTAGAAATTACTGCTGTTGTGACTGGAAGAAATCTAGAGAGCTGACTTGGGGAACAAAAATCTGGGTTTGCTTGTTGTAGGGGGAAAAAAGATGGTGGGAGTGAAAGAGGGGATTGGATGAGCTGCAGGGTCTTCCCTATATGATCTGAGCTAATCCCTTGGGTCCTGCCTTCTATTCTATGCTCTGTGTATTTGAATGGAGGATGACCTAAGTAGGACTGGCAAACAGCGGAGATGCCAGGTTTAGTACATGGCTCCTCCTGATCAGGTTCACCAAGGGTTCCGTGCTTCACCAAGAGACATTTCCTCCTCTCCTTCCAAGAAGCAAAAGTGCGCTCTTGAGAGAGGGAGCCATAGTCAAATGACTTACTTCTTGTTTCCTCTACATGTGCAGGGTGTGAAGGACTTGCAGTTGCCTGTTCAGAGGTTGAGCGGCGCATCTCTCTGTGAGAATGATGGTGCTGGTGGAGACTTGATGGAACAGTCAGCATGTGAGAGCCTTGGGAGCTCCAGGTACCACTTTGCATCACTGTGACTGGCCTTCCAGATTCCTCAAAGGATGCAGATCGACTGGAGGCATGGGAAACATTGCTCTCTTGGCTTGGGCTGTGTGGCAAGGATACTGACTCAAAGCTAGATTCTCCTGATGATTGGGCTGCCTCAGCTAAACGGAGACGCTTCTTCTTTGGTGGTAGCTTCTCTGCAGGGAGCTGAGCCATACTTTGGCTACGCTGAGGCCACTGGAATTCCTCCACCTTTTCTGACTCTTTAGAGGTGTACGTGTacgctggatgaatgaccatctcgGTATCTGGCTCCTCTGTAACAAGAATTTCTGGCACTTGAATGTTATGTTGACGAATTAACCGCGATGTAGAGATTGGTTTTGGCTCCTGTGATTGCTCGTGTTCTGACTCTGCTTCCTGATTTGCCATAGAGATGCTTTCCTGTTTTTCAAAGGATCTGGTGTGCTGGATAACAGAAATTTCTTTCCAGGAACTCCTTTTTTCTACCTCACTCTGTGAAAGGCCATGAGGTGTGCCCTGATTATCAATACTGCCTAGCATTGATGGAGGCTGGGAGCTGAAAGACACTGCTGTTGGACCTGGACTGGGAGGGTCTTCCTCAagactttcttctttttttttcctcttgcgCACAGCCATGGCCATTGCTTTGAACTTGTAGCTCATAATCTGTGGCTGATTCTCAATAAAAAAACTGCCTTTCTCACTTTGCAGACAGTGTGGAGATTTACTCGTACAAACTAATCTGTGTGCGGTGTAAGAGTCCTGCTTATTCAAGTGAGTGCCACAAATTTCACACTCAGAAAGGTGTAATTCCTTGTCTTGTTTCTTTCCCGATTCTACTTCTTTCAAACTAGAAGAAGGACCTGCATCCTCATTAATGAGGTCCACTCCAACTGGCACCTCAATAGCTGGTTGGCGTCGTAACATACGTTGATGTGGCCCAATCCTCATTTCAGCTGCTATGGCCTGCTGATCATCAAAAGAATGACTTAAACGAAAGCCGCGTGAAGCTGTATCTGAAGTATTACGAGAAGATGGCACTGATTGACTCCTATAAAGAAGAGCACTGGAGCTCTGACCAGTCAGTGTTTCTGTTTCAGCCAAGTATGAGTCAGGTAATTCACTTGCAAAAGTACCAGGAATAAGTTGAACAGCGGCGCCACAAGAGCTTGGGGCATCCGCTTTTGGTTCAAGAACACAGGGTTCTTTGGGTGAAGAGAATCTTACAGACTCTATGCTACTTCTTCTAGAGAGTGAAGAACGCCTTGGTTTGACACTATCAATTTCACTTGTATCCACCACGGCTTCATTTATAGTAATTAGCTTAGTTATATGCTCAATGACTTGTGTCTTAGGAACAGTGAAAGGGATTGATTTTTCCTGTTGACCTGAAGATGATGATAATTGCAGTTGTTGATGTGAAATTCGTTGCTGTTGTCCTAGGCGTCCATACTTTCCTAGAATTATCTCAGCATATGTTTTAGCACTGGCATTTGGTGGGCTCACTTGAGAAAACTCAGCACTTCCAGAACTGGAAAAATAGCCAGATTCTGTGCTCCCCTTGCTGCCGGGACCCAGTGAGGATCGCGTTTCATCTGAAGATGCTCTGGGAGCTCGCTTCCTCTCGCTTAGCCTCATAGCTAACCTTTGCTTGATTGCCTGTGAATCCTCAGTTTGGGGACCCTCCTCTATAAATGACAATTCCACTTTACTGCTTTTCTTCAAAGTTGGCCTGCCCTGTGAGGTAGATGGTTGGTGTTGCCCCGTCTCATCCTCAGAACCTGAACTCTCTCCTTCTGTACCCTCCTCTTGCTCATCTCTTAAGGCTCCACCTTCCGGCCCAATGAAACTGGTTTCTTCACGACTTGAGGCCATGCCAGCTTTTATTCGATGCGCATGGGATTTGCGGTGTTTGTACAAGTTGCTTTTGGTCTTGAAGGAAAAGCCACATGGAACACATGGATAAggtctctctccagtgtgagATCGGATGTGTTTTTGGAGGACGCTAGGCTTAGCACAAGGACGGCCGCAGTATGTGCACACATATTTCCCTGGTTTTTGGGGTTTACGTTCTCGTCTACATGGGGTGCCTTCCTGTAATTCCACACTGTGCAGAGACTGAGTTTGCTTAACACTATGAATTTGGGGAGATGGATCTCCCAGGGCAGAACAGCTGCCTCTTGAAGGACCAGGTACTTCTGAAAGCTGCCAAGATGATCCTCCCGCCTGTGACTGTTGCTGCTGCTTCTGCCTTTGAAGCATTTCAAAGCGTTTTGGCTGCCTGTGTTGAGGGCGGCCACGTGATCCATGGACAGATTGTGAGGTAGTTTGTTGCTGTAACTGAGGCAGCTGCGCTGCTAACAAAGACTCTGATGGCTGCTGTTGCCCACCAGACTGCTCTCCATCGGCCAACTGCTTTTCCTCCGCCTCCATAGGATGTGGGGAGGAGGCCTCAAAGATACAATGGGAGTGCTGCTTTGAGCATCAATCCGATAAACATCATTGCATCAATACTCTTCCGATAGGGAAAAAGACTTTATACTTGCTTTAGGGGGCTAATTGTATTATGCCATAATTAATCTAAGATACCGGATGCTGTCTTAACTGAGAAAGGCATAATTAAACCATGTCAGTATGCAGCCGCCATATACGTGAGTGCTGGTTTTGTGTTAAATGTCGCCTCTCCTGTTGACAAACAGCCTTGGTGAAATTCATCTTTTTGTGTCTTTTGGGCTGATGCCTGGCAATGGGGCTTGGCAAAGAATGCCTCAAGATGCTTTTTAGGCACTTTCTCTgctgacatttaaaaaatttttaagaCCTATTTGTCTCCCATCTTCAGCTTGTCACATGTAAGAACTTCACTAGCCCTGCAGAGACAAAGAAACAAAAGAAGTGGTTAGTTTTGGGTAAGCTATTAAAAAATGCAGCAACCAACTACTGCTtagctcattttaaattatttgaatcaATCAACTTAGATTAATTTGCAAATCATAAATTCCTATTCCTGATTCTAAACTGCTATAAGAGAACTCCTGACAGATAATTCTTTAAAACATTCTCAGCCAGGAGTGCTAGGG
This genomic window contains:
- the LOC132158670 gene encoding transcription factor HIVEP3-like isoform X2, coding for MEAEEKQLADGEQSGGQQQPSESLLAAQLPQLQQQTTSQSVHGSRGRPQHRQPKRFEMLQRQKQQQQSQAGGSSWQLSEVPGPSRGSCSALGDPSPQIHSVKQTQSLHSVELQEGTPCRRERKPQKPGKYVCTYCGRPCAKPSVLQKHIRSHTGERPYPCVPCGFSFKTKSNLYKHRKSHAHRIKAGMASSREETSFIGPEGGALRDEQEEGTEGESSGSEDETGQHQPSTSQGRPTLKKSSKVELSFIEEGPQTEDSQAIKQRLAMRLSERKRAPRASSDETRSSLGPGSKGSTESGYFSSSGSAEFSQVSPPNASAKTYAEIILGKYGRLGQQQRISHQQLQLSSSSGQQEKSIPFTVPKTQVIEHITKLITINEAVVDTSEIDSVKPRRSSLSRRSSIESVRFSSPKEPCVLEPKADAPSSCGAAVQLIPGTFASELPDSYLAETETLTGQSSSALLYRSQSVPSSRNTSDTASRGFRLSHSFDDQQAIAAEMRIGPHQRMLRRQPAIEVPVGVDLINEDAGPSSSLKEVESGKKQDKELHLSECEICGTHLNKQDSYTAHRLVCTSKSPHCLQSEKGSFFIENQPQIMSYKFKAMAMAVRKRKKKEESLEEDPPSPGPTAVSFSSQPPSMLGSIDNQGTPHGLSQSEVEKRSSWKEISVIQHTRSFEKQESISMANQEAESEHEQSQEPKPISTSRLIRQHNIQVPEILVTEEPDTEMVIHPAYTYTSKESEKVEEFQWPQRSQSMAQLPAEKLPPKKKRLRLAEAAQSSGESSFESVSLPHSPSQESNVSHASSRSASFEESGRPVTVMQSGTWSSQGSHMLTVPSSLHQHHHSHREMRRSTSEQATASPSHPAHVEETRSKSFDYGSLSQERTFASWKERRKCLLVKHGTLGEPDQEEPCTKPGISAVCQSYLGHPPFKYTEHRIEGRTQGISSDHIGKTLQLIQSPLSLPPSFFPLQQANPDFCSPSQLSRFLPVTTAVISTQMFQQAFLHSEPPPPHPRPIEYVERLGLPLQPLTTLFPLQSSDVAQAVCFPMPGGLTIQVPSGPLFSESRSSPSSLHTPSHSEQQLVTRHNPRPVIAPCLQQVMPVVSLVVPVRLQTHIPTYASAMYTTISQILATTQHPVCCTAMVIMGKLEGDKLQRSHLRLPSPSPKSYIPLPLPVEHGAVASSDDSCGHLGAGGSKRMLSPAGSLELSLEAQRHQKRVKEEEEKEECNKEDDVNKCDNKSQEVGQGKINKRLTVETAGRAKDPREVPETERLIKQDLTQHKSETLKEEGRKEAGDRYAPRVTSPERTVNSSYPSLHTTTSVSWCYLNYTKPNPSTHRDSTSVYSSWSVSMHNPNIPGLSTKILLSLLHSKQKHSAETYTLATAPPSTTDKLVPTDGKTTSASEVCASPPNTPVKVKEEPTSEQGDKEKKSADDMPTTSTQSETARIRIFEGGYKSNEDYVYVRGRGRGKYVCGECGIRCKKPSMLKKHIRTHTDVRPYVCKHCNFAFKTKGNLTKHMKSKAHGKKCLEMGVSESSVDEPESEEAGGSEERVCESEEQEEHQFSDVEDSEAEDDEDEEEDFSSHDEPSSACSTDTRQSTGDLSESGQGSQTEPSDPTAKEEHSSPHRPWPGIRASSPGSKRASFSHRGWEVSLRTFSPSSEGSPLRSLSPRLELSSPSRHLSPSPERGPSPIRALSPLSPLRPVSPARYRRARAISSHTPLNPQHRPHSSPAGLHWEPSTPATEGQKEKPGTQPTLQELMPLDPCLLSPSLHFSPSESFPPSPGMPRTVDRMFSHLPLHSQDQVRMPYHMIPIGGIQMVQLRPRARPKLERQSSSTPSPTSPKEDSPFSLTRRDYPWISFPETSPQRTLANTRTKSQDDGASWSDLSCPSTSSTFPKLLPSQQGGGEQWTAKVRKQYGNSSSATKTFTSGPETSRKAAADSDEGAERILQGEVASSSCETEKPVAAPLGGCGFFSEGCSGSGSAPQSQDGDPDST
- the LOC132158670 gene encoding transcription factor HIVEP3-like isoform X1, whose translation is MEAEEKQLADGEQSGGQQQPSESLLAAQLPQLQQQTTSQSVHGSRGRPQHRQPKRFEMLQRQKQQQQSQAGGSSWQLSEVPGPSRGSCSALGDPSPQIHSVKQTQSLHSVELQEGTPCRRERKPQKPGKYVCTYCGRPCAKPSVLQKHIRSHTGERPYPCVPCGFSFKTKSNLYKHRKSHAHRIKAGMASSREETSFIGPEGGALRDEQEEGTEGESSGSEDETGQHQPSTSQGRPTLKKSSKVELSFIEEGPQTEDSQAIKQRLAMRLSERKRAPRASSDETRSSLGPGSKGSTESGYFSSSGSAEFSQVSPPNASAKTYAEIILGKYGRLGQQQRISHQQLQLSSSSGQQEKSIPFTVPKTQVIEHITKLITINEAVVDTSEIDSVKPRRSSLSRRSSIESVRFSSPKEPCVLEPKADAPSSCGAAVQLIPGTFASELPDSYLAETETLTGQSSSALLYRSQSVPSSRNTSDTASRGFRLSHSFDDQQAIAAEMRIGPHQRMLRRQPAIEVPVGVDLINEDAGPSSSLKEVESGKKQDKELHLSECEICGTHLNKQDSYTAHRLVCTSKSPHCLQSEKGSFFIENQPQIMSYKFKAMAMAVRKRKKKEESLEEDPPSPGPTAVSFSSQPPSMLGSIDNQGTPHGLSQSEVEKRSSWKEISVIQHTRSFEKQESISMANQEAESEHEQSQEPKPISTSRLIRQHNIQVPEILVTEEPDTEMVIHPAYTYTSKESEKVEEFQWPQRSQSMAQLPAEKLPPKKKRLRLAEAAQSSGESSFESVSLPHSPSQESNVSHASSRSASFEESGRPVTVMQSGTWSSQGSHMLTVPSSLHQHHHSHREMRRSTSEQATASPSHPAHVEETRSKSFDYGSLSQERTFASWKERRKCLLVKHGTLGEPDQEEPCTKPGISAVCQSYLGHPPFKYTEHRIEGRTQGISSDHIGKTLQLIQSPLSLPPSFFPLQQANPDFCSPSQLSRFLPVTTAVISTQMFQQAFLHSEPPPPHPRPIEYVERLGLPLQPLTTLFPLQSSDVAQAVCFPMPGGLTIQVPSGPLFSESRSSPSSLHTPSHSEQQLVTRHNPRPVIAPCLQQVMPVVSLVVPVRLQTHIPTYASAMYTTISQILATTQHPVCCTAMVIMGKLEGDKLQRSHLRLPSPSPKSYIPLPLPVEHGAVASSDDSCGHLGAGGSKRMLSPAGSLELSLEAQRHQKRVKEEEEKEECNKEDDVNKCDNKSQEVGQGKINKRLTVETAGRAKDPREVPETERLIKQDLTQHKSETLKEEGRKEAGDRYAPRVTSPERTVNSSYPSLHTTTSVSWCYLNYTKPNPSTHRDSTSVYSSWSVSMHNPNIPGLSTKILLSLLHSKQKHSAETYTLATAPPSTTDKLVPTDGKTTSASEVCASPPNTPVKVKEEPTSEQGDKEKKSADDMPTTSTQSETARIRIFEGGYKSNEDYVYVRGRGRGKYVCGECGIRCKKPSMLKKHIRTHTDVRPYVCKHCNFAFKTKEYPFLKGNLTKHMKSKAHGKKCLEMGVSESSVDEPESEEAGGSEERVCESEEQEEHQFSDVEDSEAEDDEDEEEDFSSHDEPSSACSTDTRQSTGDLSESGQGSQTEPSDPTAKEEHSSPHRPWPGIRASSPGSKRASFSHRGWEVSLRTFSPSSEGSPLRSLSPRLELSSPSRHLSPSPERGPSPIRALSPLSPLRPVSPARYRRARAISSHTPLNPQHRPHSSPAGLHWEPSTPATEGQKEKPGTQPTLQELMPLDPCLLSPSLHFSPSESFPPSPGMPRTVDRMFSHLPLHSQDQVRMPYHMIPIGGIQMVQLRPRARPKLERQSSSTPSPTSPKEDSPFSLTRRDYPWISFPETSPQRTLANTRTKSQDDGASWSDLSCPSTSSTFPKLLPSQQGGGEQWTAKVRKQYGNSSSATKTFTSGPETSRKAAADSDEGAERILQGEVASSSCETEKPVAAPLGGCGFFSEGCSGSGSAPQSQDGDPDST